In Engraulis encrasicolus isolate BLACKSEA-1 chromosome 2, IST_EnEncr_1.0, whole genome shotgun sequence, the sequence GTGTATATAAGCGCGGGCAGCCCCGGCCAGTCCCAGCAGCAGCGGTCTCAAACACTAACCCAGCATCATGGCAGATGAGCGTACCTTCATTGCAGTCAAGCCCGATGGCGTCCAGAGGGGTCTGATCGGCGAGGTCATCAAGCGCTTTGAGCAGAGGGGCTTCAAGCTGGTTGGCATGAAGTTCCTTGTGGTGAGTGTACTGCACTATGCATGCAGGAGTTGGGAGTACTTTCTTACTTTACACCACACAGCTGTCTCTATGTAAAGGACACTTGGTTCTTGGTGATTTATGAGTACCATGGTTTGCTATAACAGCTGCTTCTGTCGAGCATGCAAAAAACCCAATCTGATAGCCACCATGGCAGTAGGCTACACAATTATGAGTCCCGCTCTTGGAAGTGTATATTCTACAGACTATGATCAGCAAGTGGTGAGATACTAAATGAGATCTTTGTTGTGCTTCTTCAGCCCACTGAGGACCTGGCCAAGCAGCACTACGGTGACCTGAAGGATCTGCCTTTCTTCGCTGGCCTCTGCAAGTACACCGCCTCTGGCCCAGTCGCGGCCATGGTGAGTGGCAAATGACTTTCTGCAACAATTGCAGATTGCAGTAATACTATATGATCCTATCAGAAGTTAAGTTAGGCATATCCCTTTTCACTGATGGAAAGAATAAGAAAGGAAAATGACTTGACTGCTTCACCCTGCTAGGTGTGGGAGGGCCTCAACATCGTCAAGATGGGCAGAATGATGCTGGGTGAGACCAACCCTGCCGACTCCAAGCCCGGCAGCATCCGTGGAGATTTCTGCATCCAGGTTGGCAGGTGGGTGCCCATTTCCATGGCTTGGTTTGATCTACTGAGCAGAATTCGTTTGCTTTTAAATTTCTATGCATTGATCTAAAGTAAATAAATGCACGCACCAGGATAAGCTGTATTCAGTTTGTCTTGTGGTTCAATACAAGGACATGTTGACGTGTTAAGACACTGGCTAACTAATTATGCAACACGCTCAATACACACAACATATCGCATGACATCAGTATGGATACATGTCTCTGCGTCTTGAGTGACTCCTCGGGCACATTTCTAAACCGTGCTGAACTTGCTTGACTTCCCCTTGGCTTCCTCTTGCACAGGAACATCATCCACGGCAGTGACTCTACAGACAATGCCAAGAAGGAGATTGGACTGTGGTTCAAGCCAGAGGAGCTGGTTTCCTACAAGAGCTGCCAGGATGCCTGGCTCTACGAGTAAACGGAACCATCGCGCTTCTCAACTGCCCAACGATCCAACTTTGCACCGTGACCATGTATTTGCACAGACTGACTGTTTTTTCGCCCAGCCAAACTGTTGTAGATTGGGTCATGTGGTTATCCTTACTGTCCTTGTAGAGACTGTGGAGCACTTGtggaatataaaaaaaaatcatgtatcCAACATGATGTTTTTATACCCAATAAAGCTGGTTAAAGGCTTGAATGTtgaagtgttctttcttttctttgaatACTTGGAGAACTGTACATGCTTATGCAAAATGACTTAGAAACCCTTGAATTACGCCATCACAAAATCCACTGTGTATTATACTCATATATCGCCAAGTATTCTGTTGTACCCACATTAGGTCAAGGGTATACATGTGAACGGTTGGCTGTAGTTTTGTTACTGCAAGTGCAGAATGTGCATACATGGAGATAACAAATCTTTTACACAGATACTGAGCTGTTACTGTGCACATACAGAACAGTATCTGAAATCTGTGCAATTTGTTGTATACCGCTTAGCGTGTGCATATCTGAGGTCTTAATGGATACATCCGCCTATAAGCCTATAAGTtcaaatgcatgcatgtgatAAAAGCAGATTTGCCATGTGAGAGGACGGCTACAAAACCCTGTCCCATCAATGAAGTATTACAGTTGTCTGGGCTAAATATTCCAGAACCTACAAATGTGTAGAAAACAGACTTAGCAGAGAGTTACATTCAATGTGCACATGAACTTAGGGCTAAAAAATACTGTAAGTACAGGTATGCTTATTTTGAATTCCTCGCATATGTCAGGTTTAGTTGTGCTGGCATGTATTTCCAAAACTAGGAGGAAAATTGGGACAGCTCCAAAGCCTCTCCACTGACAGTTGCATTGGAAGAATGCAATTCCGGAATGAGGTGTGGGGGGGAAGCTGGGACAACTCCAAATCCTCTCCTCAGACAAGTGGCTTTTATGAAACATGATAAACATTATTTACGGCAGGGTGTTGTGTGTATTCTCCCCATAGGACCCCCAAAGTGTTAAGCAGGCAGCGCACCTGTCCATGATTCTCAACGGAACACAAGAGGGTGACATGGGGTTGGCTtgctggcagggttgccagatttccagcccaaaaaatacccAAAACCTTCCTGGAAGCActgaatcctgcccaatttgaactaaattctattgatttctatgaccataaatCTCATAAATCTGCCCAAATGTACTTTTTACCCCTTTTACCCGCAGACCATCATCCtatgcagcccaattgggctggaaaccacacaatctggcaacactgcttgctgGAATCATTCATCCTCTGATGGACCGCAGCTATAGATGCCTCTCAGGATTCTCTCCATTGCGTCTTAGTGAGTGTGAACTCCAAGCGAACTACAAGGTTCTCGCTTGCATTGCATATCCAGGTTTATAGACTTTGTACAGAAAAACAGCACCCATAATCCTTAGACCACACTGTCTGACTTCAAATCATGAATGCATTCATAAAAAACAGCAATGAATGAAATGATTTTTCTCCATTAAATGTCTGACTGGGTTTGGAGCACTATGGCGTTAATGCAACATGAGTCTGCCCTTGAGGTAGCTATAATTGGGGACTTGACCTAGAAGACAAGGGATGTCACAAAGCAACGCCAGGACATCTGGGGCTTCAACGCAATGGGAATACAAGCCATTCAAAAGATTGGAGCTGTAGCAGAAGATCTTTGAAAACCATATAACGTCATGTCCCAACTTTTCACTATTCCTatgattcatccattcattcactgAATCGTTATAACACCTATCCAAAAGTATTTCTTTGTGTCCAAAAGTGGCCGTCGCTGGGGGTTATGCCAGGCAAAAAGCTGCTGCAGATCAAATGCCATGCTCAAATCCCAGATGGCCCTCTAAGTCGCGGAGCAGATGCGTTTATCTGATATGCATTTGCATTAACATTCCCCGTGTTGTGTGTGGCTGATGCGGTGCCCATGGCATTGGGCAGTGAGTCTCTGGCGTTACCAGATCCTCTGCTGACGCGTCCCAGTGATAGGGCCACAGAGGTCACCATGGAGGGTATAGCGTGAATACTTAGCAGCATAGCATGCCTCTCCAACACAGTGTCTTTGTGTTTCCACAGACTAATGCTCTTGGATGAATGGTATATGCTGCTGCTTTTAGTTCTGAGATGAGCTTTCCCACGCATTGCAGAATCATTTACAGCACGATTTGCAGTACGGTCATTTGCAGTTGCTAATGAAGAGATTCTGTTTTGTTCATTTATTCTTCCTTTAacttgtaatataatgcaatgttgtGATGTCTTCAGCAGACAAAAAAAACTGAGGGGGCACTATTTTCTCCATGCTGGTGAGCAAAGGTGTTTGGTGGCTTCACTGTCATAGGGTTGCTGTATGGTCTCTATAGATTGCAGTTGATTCCAAAACTCCATTACAGCTGATATTTTTACATGCATTCCTGACAGGGGAGTGTGTCCTCCAACCGGGGTTATGAGGAGTTGCCGAAAACGGGGACATTGTCATATCTGCAGTCATTAAAATAAGCAGATTTCCTAGCAAAACCAGGGACAGTGTTTCAGCATGTAGCACTGGGAGTGGATACAGATAATGAAAGAGTAAGTGAGAGCATGGGACAGGGAAGGTGTGATTGCCTCGCGAGGTTGCATTGCATGCCATTCCTCTATAGACAGCTGTTCCCTATTGTGAAGTTGAAGCATATAGTacatacactatgtacagtatactgtaattgCATGTGCATACAGCTGTTCCCTATTGTGTAGTTGAAGCATGtaggtacatacagtatgtccgttaTCTGCTATTGTCTTGCTATTCTTCCCCGGTTGACATACGATACGGCACTTCTCTTCTGCAAGTCCATGTCTAGTGGGACCACCTGACACTCTAATTCATCTCGCTCCTGTTGCACGACTGTCACCATGGCAGCGGTTCAGTTGCCAGCACTAGACTAACGGCCCACTTGTTTTAactccagccagagagagagagagagagagagagagagagagagagagagagagagagagagagagagaggttggtttACTTCATGAGGCAGCAGgaacagtgtctgtgtgttttacgAGTATTTAACCCATGTAATGTTTTGTGGAGCACCTTTATGGACTCAATGTAGATACTCTGCCAAACAAGCCAAAACCTTGGTGAATGTTGGTATGTCAAGTTTAGATGCTCCTTTAACCCAGTGTGATGTTATTTAAGGCTCTAAATgtgaagaaaaatgtttgttaaatactgtatatactgtaccgaTCTGAACAAAACTGTACCAATCATTGATGTTAAAAAAACCGAAACAATATCATGCTATTTTTTCCTAAATTATTCCAAGCCCATGGGGGTATTTCAGTACCATTTGGGGGAAAAATGTGAAAATCCAGCTGTTACACGGATCTGCCTCTACTCGTCAATTGTCCTGTGCTAAAGAGTGCCAAGACCACCGCCTACCTCTCATAGAGCTCTGCCTGCTCGCCAGCATTTTTCAAAACCAGCCAGAGGGAGGAGCCAGTGGCAGAGGCAAGGAGGCTCGGGGAGACCGGATGAGCCTGGAGGGgccgggtgggggtggggcttctACATGCATAATGGCCCTACAGTATACAGACAATCAGACCACATAAACTCCTCAATTTGTCTTCCACAGTATTTTCATCGGTTTGTTATATATTAATGTATTAACAATTTATTTAtgaataatcattattattagctGTAATATTAAATACGTAGAAAATACATGTATCCACTTATATTTAGTAATTGTGCTTATATATTATACATTACTTATATATTTATTAATTATCACATGAATAATAATGAGCAGCAAAATAAAAGTACCCCCATGGGTGGCTCTAGTGGGAGGTAGTGTGCAAGTTCACTCTTGCTTGCTCTGCTCTCATTGGCCCTTCAAATTATAtgaataatatactgtatagtaacAGTTCATGGGCTCACATCCACTACTCTGTGTGAAAGCTCTCCACTTATTTTAATCTTAAAAGGAAAGCTATCTTAAAAGTGTCGAAAATGTTAAATTGAATTAGTTTTCCTGCCTTCAATTAAGAGTGATATAACAATTCCTCTCAAAACCTATTGGGTGACAAAAAAGATCAGAACTGCATGGTGTTACTTTTGCTTTACACTGGCCAGGGAATCTTATCAAGACGTGGACTAGAGATAGCCACAGAGTGAAACTAAAAGCATGTGATTTACACATCAAGATCTTATCAGGCAAGTTCTTGAGTAATCAAGGCGTACAGTCACTTGACAGAGGCTGGCAAGAGGTCACATTGGCGTCAAGATTTCAGACCATGTTTGTGGGTACTGTATATAAGAACTTTTCACTTTACAACCAAAAGCCTCCAAATAGAACGATAGTTGTTTACTGTCCAACACGAAAATGTCAAGGTGTCAGTGataaggaaaaaaaggaaaatcatgGGAGGATGGAAGAACATGGCAGATTACATAATCCAATTTGTGGAAGCTCATACTCTCTGGTGGTGTGACCTATTTACTTGGTGGATGATTTCCACTTTCACTTTTGCCTTAGTTTCAAGCCAGTGTCTTAGAGAGGTATACGGTTCAGCCATGCCACCTTGTGTCTCAGGCCTGAGTAGTCATTTCAAGGCAGCTACTCATAACTGCTGGTAGTTTTGAATCACTTTAAACCACACTTTCCACCACCACTCACCGATAGTACATCCACACTTGttttttgtgtacatgtgtagatgtactaccaaaagtattcactcacctgctttgactcacatatgaacttaactgtCGTCCCATTCCTTagccatagggttcaatatgatattggTCCACCTTTTACAATTATTACAACTTCAGCTCATCTGGTAAGGctatccacaaggttgaggagtgtgtttatagaaAGCCGAGAAAGCCTCGACCACCCAAATCAAACTGAAGCACAAAAAAAGGTGATCAGGAAGACAGTTTCTACGGCTAGCAAACTACTTGGCATCACTCTGCCCAGTATGGAGAGTATTTACAGGGACAGGCTTTTTAAAAAGGCGAACATCATCGCTCATTCATTATACACATCCACTGTCCTCCTCCTTTCAACTCCTGCCCTCTGGACGCTGTTTCTGTGCCCCCTCCTGTCCAAAAATAGGTCAAAGTTCTCTTTTATTCCCATAGTGATAAAAGCACTAAATTAGGTCAAGTAGCCTAATTATGCAGCCACCCAACGTGTGCTAGTGTGAATGTCaatttctgtgttctgtgtttcaTGTTTATGTGCTTGTCTGCTTATATGTCTAACTGTGTCTTATGTGCCAGCGAGTGCAATGCAAGAACAATTGCCCCACGGGGACAAATAaagctctaactaactaactaaatcAAGGTCcacaaagacatggatgacagagtttggtatggatgaacttgactggcctgtaCAGAGTCTTAACCTGAACCCGATAGAACaactttgggatgaattagagcagagattgagagccaggccttctcgaccaatATCAGTGTGTGACTTCACCGATGTGCTTTTGGAAGTGTGGTCAACCATTCCCTATAAGCAGCACACTCCTCAACCTAGTGGACAGCCTACCCAGATGAGCTGGAGCTGTAATACCTGCAAAAAGTGTACCGATATCATATTGAATTCTGTGGGATAAGAATGGCAAGGCAGTTAGGTTCTTATTTGAGGCAGGTGAACGAATACATTTGGTAATATAGTGAATTCCATACTTCACTTGTAACCATCTCACTTGCATCAGCTGTAATCTAACATAACTGTATTACATCTGTAAACACTGCCtatctgtacatactgtatttatttgtaaTATATTGCACTTCTGCTATTTGCACTTCTGATTAGATGCTACACTGCATATCATTGCCCTATATTTATACTGAATATCGACAAAGTTGAATCTTATCTCATCTAATCGTCATTGGTGGTTAAATCATTCTAAATAcgattgtgttgtgtgtttaaagTTGTATATATACCACGCCATTATACTGTATCCATCTCAAAAGCCTTGTCAATCATCAGCCCAAACAGATAAAAGTAATCTGACATATTCttttattcagtgttaaaaaaGTGAATAAACTTTTACACATATTTTTAATGCTTTGCCACATCCATGCTGCAGAAAGACTCGATTAAAAAATGAAACTAAAACATCTATACTTCTTTCTCCaaatacatatattttaaaacttttgTACATATTCGATAGAGCTGGGTAAATCTCAAGTTCACGGGACATTTAATCATGAAAACCAAAAAGGACAGTAAATCATATATTCACTAttaaaaaacacagaaaaggTAAAAACCCATTTTTTATAGCCCCACAAGATCCATGCAGAGAAAGGGAGACACATTTAAATTAAGCCCATACAAATCATTCTATTTGTATCCAAAAATACAAGAATACGAGAAGATAACTCAATTTCTTCACCATAATCACAGTTTCTGAAAATCCATTCTTATGAAAAGATTAGTCACTTTATCAAATATATAGCACCAGAATACAAAGACAGCATGATGGGGTTCAACATTTtaaaaagcacatacacacacgcacacccattcaACCATCCAAATCAAACCCatcacacacataccggtacacacacacgcacgcacacaccattcatacatacacacaaacccgtGTAGTCAAGAAGACCAAAAGTTACACAAGACTAACAACTTTCGAACAAGTAAGACAACTAGATGCTAGCACTGGTGCATGCACGGCATTTGGTTTCCCCATCTTGTTTTTATCTCTGAACAAATAAAAAGGTTTTGCTGAATCCCCCATCGAAGTGTCACAATTCGGTAGCATCAGTactacagatgttttttttttttttgtgcgtgtTACTTTTGCATCTCACCCTTCTCTCATGCCCCGTGCTTGCTGCCCGTCCAACCTAGCACTCCTCAAAACTGATTCCACTGTGAAGGCAAAAGAAGGCTGTACATTGCCTCTGAACAGTCATGCCATGTTACACCTTTACACGACACACGTCTGCAATTTGGTCTCTCTTTCAGCGCAATCGAACAATAGAAAGAATCCCCTAGTGAGTTCCCAATACGGTGCTCCTTGCCACAGAGAGTTAAGCAGTGATATACTTAAGTACAGGATTCTTGAAGAGCTAGGCCTATAACGACAGAAATACACCTCTATTTGCCTGTGACGACTCCTGTGGACGATACGAGTTGTGGAATAATACCGTTCGCGTGGCCTTATTGcttcaaagacatttgaaagACCTAAAGATCACCAACTTCTGCATGTCATCTGCATTTcacaacagagaaaaaaaaatcacacgcaTCATTCTAATCACGACGCACAGGAAAGCACAGTTAACATACAGCTAGTTTGACAGACTCAACACAACCAGCAAGCTCCAAAATCAGAAATAAAATACCAGACGTACAACCAAAATAGAAGccacagacacatcacacacacacacacacaaacaagaaagaaaaagacagaaaacagaCAGTATGTGTAAATACCAACATTACGTTTCACACATAGAAGCGGGCCTTATattaaacaaaccaacaaaaaaaagcaaaagactAGCCCTAAACTGGTCACAGTGTGTGACAAATTGAGAGTTCAGACTGACGGCTCAAAATGACTGTGGAAATGAACAAAATGGCCAATTCGACAAATGAGATTTAAAACTGGAAACCAATATTGGCCCAGCAAAGTAAGATTAAAAGAAAAACCTAAGTAAGTTAGTTCCTGAGAGCAAAAATGTCAATCATCTGGGTATGTGAAGGGACATGAACCCGGTCCCTTCTCAAGTTATAGAACCATGGAATATCTAGAACCATGGAATATCTTGTTTATGCCCATGTTAAATGACTTACAAAGAAATAATATATGCTCATGTATCTCTctcaatgtctttctctctctttatgtataataaatcattttgcatttaaTGTGAGAATGAATTAACAGAGTTTTCAATAAAATGACTATATTCAATGACATTTATTTTATGTCAACTTTGGAGAATATAACAAATCTATGTCAGAGATGCGTACCAAATGCCACCACACTGAGTATTTTGTCTGTCGTCCCATCCATCATTCTCAggaagaacaaacacacacacacacactcgcatacacacgcacccatacaAACATATTGTGGTCGCAAAAACAgctatgttttattttatgtcataagattcgatttttttttgtcgTTTTTGCACACCAGTCTGATTCTCTGGAGAGGTAGTATATATCAGTGCCACGGTTTTATTTATAAACTGTTGTAATATGAGTATAGAACATGAATGACTAAAATGTTGACTTTATTTCACCCGTAAACATGGTAACAAAACTTGGAGCGATGGAAGGTCTTTTGTTGATCGCCTGCGGCTCCATGTCTGTTCCTAATGACCAAAAGGTAGTTTAACGAAGAGCAGAGAAAACAACAACCATCTCCTCTTTATCTCATCTAAGACCACCGTCTCCTCGTCATCAACATCCCTCAAATTATGATTTATGGTAATTGTACAAATGGCTACGCTATCCTTGTGGTAAATTacttttttattaattaattaataatgttTTTCTTCTTATCTTTTCTTTTATAGCTCTGTGTTATGTGACTCTGGACATTCCATGGTATACATATATGCAATTACATATAATAGCGAGATCTCAGCCTTTTATGCAATTGAACATTCGCTTTTTGACGACACTGCCACACTGTGGCAAACCTACTGCAGAGACTAGGCATCAGTCATCATTGTTATGGCAGAAATTTCATTAAAAAGGAAGTATTTTTTATTATGAATTGGCAGACAACCTTAATGCATTTAattttttactgtaatgtgtCCATCTATAGATCTTCCATCTGATTGTTCTTACCAGTAAGATTTGTTAACTTTATACACCCTGTTTTAACAGTAATCcccaacacacaaccacacatactaTTTACACATACTGTTCTCTACACCAAAAAAGTTAATCCCCCTCTTCCAAAAAAACATgatacaaaaaggaaaaaaaatatatgaacaacaaaaaaaacttctgtagaatacaaaaaaaatcagCTAAAGAGTAAATGTCCTGTCACCAATCACTAATCAATTTTGTGTCAACTCCCCCGTGGAACACCCcttttccccatccccatccccacccccctcatCAGTGTCTCCTGAACCCCCAAAGGTGCCGAGCTCTGGATGACTGAACCAGAACACGAGTCCACTCCCGTCTCCCAACACAACTgccatgagatgagatgagagtagaggagaagagtggggtgGAGTGAGCGAGTGGCTGCTAATATGGAGCACAAGAGGAGCAGACTAGACCCccgcccacgcccacacacacacacacacacaccactcgcttgctcactcactcagttCTCCTGCAGGGGTCCCCAGGGGGCTGCTGCTGAGCCATGAGCagtgcgagcctgtgtgtgtgtgtgtgtgtgtgtgtgtgtgtgtgtgtgtgtgtgtgtgtgtgtgtgtgtgtgtgtgtgtgtgtgtgtgtgtgtgtgtgtgtgtgtgtgtgtgtgattgaattctctctctccctctctcttcctcctcgtcgTCCTCCGTCAGGGCTCCTGTTTGATGTAGAGGCCTGGCGCGGGCGCGGGTACGGACTGGGTAGTGAGTGCTggcggtggctgtggtggtgcggGCGGCAGCGCGGGCGCGGGGCTCTGGCTCGGCTGGCGCTCAGTAGCAGCCTGTGGGAAGGTGAACTCGTCaggctccaccacctcctccttcacctgcAGCGCCACCCCTGCtgccagcagcacagcagcaacgcccaggagaggagaggaggagaaggaggaggagaggagcagaggaggagaggagaggagaggagaggagaggagaggagaggagcggagaggagaggagcggagaaggagaggagcggaggaggacaggaggaggagaggagaggagagcggaggaggacaggaggaggagaggagaggagaggagaggagggcatggaaaggataaggagaggagaggagaggaacagagggagaagaggagggcatGGAAAGGATAAGGAGgtgagaggacagcagaggaggagaggagagcagaggagaaaggggggagggaggacagGGAAGGGATAAGGAGGggaaaggatgggagaggagagcagaagagaggagaagagatcataggagaagagaggagaggagggatgaagaaaggagaatagaaagagaggagatgagagaaaaggcgaggagaggagagggagatggaagaaagaaaggagagcagGGTAGgcagaaaaaaggagaggggagaatagaggagaggagagagagaaaaagaaagaaaggagaggagacggggagaggtgtgggagggggagaaggaaagaaaggcagcgaggggagtgggggaggtgggggtgtatCATGACGCAGAGGTGGGGTAGGGGGttggaagagcgagagagaggggggggatgggggaggggagagagagaggagagagaagtacagagaggaaaaaaacgatgggggaggggaggaaaagggagaggcgagagtgagagaggtgagaaaagggagggggagggggagatgagagaagacagacagggcagattggagaagaaaaaagggaggagggtgggggaagtGAGAGGGAGAAGACAAGAGTGTGAGGAAGAAAGaacgaggaggaaaaaaaagacgaGGAGGTGGGAAGCAAAAAAAGAGTAGGGGAGGGAGGAGTGCAACAGAAGAGGAGATGCAAGATGGCGGCCAGGGAAGAGAAGGAAAGCGGCAGGAGACAACCCGAGGGAAGGCACACGACGTGGAAAACATGTGCAGAGAAGGaccagaagaggaagaaagacaaggcaggaggagagaagaggagagagagagagcacagggggaaagggagggataaaaaggagaggaaaggaaaaaaggggaAGACGGGAAAAAGGATAAGCAAGgcaaggaaaaggagagagaaagtaaCAGCATCTATGCTAAGACTAAACGAGCCCCCCAATACTCTAACTCCATTAGCCTGGGTGCTTAGGTGGGCGCCTGTGCCATAAAAAATAACATGCCAACACTCAAATGCAGGCCTGAACTGAACTATACCTGAGGTACCTGGCTAATTCATGCCATTTAAATCCTGTTGGAAGAGAGAAACTACATGCGTCTATTTCAATATGTCCCAGGTGGGGCCATGCACTGTGCAGACCTGGCTAAACCAAAAAGACGTGCAGTGTAGCTAGCTGCACTGGAAAGAAAGCAGAGGCAAGCTCAGGTGTGCAGTGTTTCTGCTTTTGCTTAATTAGGGCCCAAGCACCGGGGGTGCAGAGGCCCCATAGGAGGTTTATTTGGCTttagtttgttgttgttgttttgcgcGAGCGAGGGTAAGCACGGGCATGCTGCCGTGTTGTGCTACACTGTAAAAATTGGAGGTTCTTTAGTTCACCACTGTGGAGGAACCTCTAAAAGGTTCTCCGAGGAAACCTATAGGCAAACCTTGAGAGTTCCTCCAGGAACTAACTTGTCAACCAGAGgtctcacagatttttttttagagGTTTCCCCACTGTGGATAAC encodes:
- the LOC134467864 gene encoding nucleoside diphosphate kinase A-like, translated to MADERTFIAVKPDGVQRGLIGEVIKRFEQRGFKLVGMKFLVPTEDLAKQHYGDLKDLPFFAGLCKYTASGPVAAMVWEGLNIVKMGRMMLGETNPADSKPGSIRGDFCIQVGRNIIHGSDSTDNAKKEIGLWFKPEELVSYKSCQDAWLYE